In one Candidatus Poribacteria bacterium genomic region, the following are encoded:
- a CDS encoding tetratricopeptide repeat protein, with protein sequence MCRKIGIMAVVLVLGVMCAGELMILSAQDSTGSATQQTQTPNDTSKEQASTQTPRDPATQQTQTPNDTIGESPSTGIRIFGIHFDPIIRLDMSLSILIAVLVFVFGSKTRSKPPPELTSEEVSKPENASEVEEYIKAIERNPKATLVEKAIADAYALQRSEKIEEAIEKWRSIANIAEGHDKAWAFRAWASVGFLYINEGIGQEALAALDKALNLKPDSAEIYNGRGGAKLMLKNYHNALADCDEAIRLKPDYVETYNTRALVKQDLERYQDALADCDEAIRLKPDFTRAYNTRGTVKLLLKNYQDAIADFDEAIRLEPNDAQFYNNRGITNGDSGNYEAALEDFNKAIELKPDDAGAYNSRGIANRKSGNHEAALEDFDEAIRLEPNDAQFYNNR encoded by the coding sequence ATGTGTAGGAAAATTGGGATTATGGCGGTTGTATTGGTATTAGGTGTGATGTGTGCCGGAGAGTTGATGATATTGTCTGCGCAGGATTCAACGGGATCTGCAACCCAGCAAACGCAAACTCCAAATGACACATCAAAAGAACAAGCATCAACCCAAACGCCGCGTGATCCCGCTACTCAGCAAACACAAACTCCAAATGATACAATAGGGGAAAGCCCATCTACTGGTATCCGTATATTTGGTATCCATTTCGATCCTATAATCAGATTGGACATGTCCCTCAGTATCCTTATTGCGGTCCTTGTTTTTGTTTTCGGTAGTAAGACGCGATCCAAACCCCCTCCGGAATTGACGAGTGAAGAAGTAAGCAAACCAGAGAATGCCAGTGAGGTCGAGGAGTACATTAAAGCAATTGAGCGGAATCCTAAAGCCACTCTTGTAGAAAAAGCTATTGCTGACGCTTATGCATTGCAACGGAGCGAAAAAATTGAAGAGGCAATTGAGAAATGGCGTTCCATTGCTAACATAGCAGAAGGACACGATAAAGCCTGGGCATTTCGAGCCTGGGCATCAGTAGGTTTTCTCTATATTAATGAAGGTATAGGACAGGAGGCACTCGCTGCCTTAGACAAGGCACTTAATTTGAAACCGGATTCCGCTGAAATTTACAATGGTAGAGGTGGGGCTAAGCTCATGCTTAAGAATTATCATAACGCGCTTGCTGACTGTGACGAGGCGATCCGACTGAAACCTGATTATGTCGAGACTTACAATACTCGTGCTCTGGTAAAACAGGATCTTGAAAGGTATCAAGATGCCCTTGCTGACTGTGACGAGGCGATCCGACTGAAACCTGATTTTACTCGAGCTTACAATACCCGCGGAACTGTAAAGTTACTCCTCAAGAACTATCAAGATGCGATTGCAGATTTTGACGAAGCAATCCGATTAGAACCGAACGATGCACAATTCTACAATAATCGCGGGATTACAAACGGAGATTCTGGCAACTATGAGGCTGCACTTGAGGATTTTAATAAGGCAATTGAGTTGAAACCAGATGATGCTGGTGCCTATAATAGCCGGGGGATTGCAAACAGGAAGTCTGGCAATCACGAGGCTGCACTTGAGGACTTTGACGAAGCAATCCGATTAGAACCGAACGATGCACAATTCTACAATAATCGCG
- a CDS encoding NAD(+)/NADH kinase — MKKIKSVGFFVNTTKANAASVVEGVYTWLETRGIIPLLPDEQASALGRTSDTPISRTEVVQQADVMLVLGGDGTLLSAAHTPKIENVPILAINIGTLGFLTDASLDELYPTLESLLTGDYRIEHRMMLEVVVDSQGFPEPFRAFALNDVVIRHYTRLIELDAYIDGELFIPYNADGLIIATPSGSTGYSLSCAGTIVEPQLEAILLTPIAPHSLTVRPFIAHGEAEITVKMRAAYQSVDVFVDGQRETHSLTAGAVIKVEKAERTIQLIRSQHHSYYKALREKLMLGESVRNVR, encoded by the coding sequence ATGAAAAAGATAAAAAGCGTCGGTTTTTTCGTCAATACAACCAAAGCGAATGCGGCAAGTGTCGTTGAAGGCGTATACACGTGGCTTGAGACGCGCGGGATTATACCCCTCCTGCCAGACGAACAGGCATCGGCGTTGGGGCGAACCAGCGATACACCAATCTCCAGAACCGAAGTCGTACAACAAGCCGATGTGATGCTCGTCCTTGGTGGAGATGGTACGCTCCTAAGCGCAGCACATACACCGAAGATTGAAAATGTTCCAATCCTTGCGATCAATATTGGAACGCTCGGGTTTCTGACGGATGCGTCGCTTGATGAACTCTATCCAACTTTGGAAAGTCTTTTGACCGGGGATTATCGTATAGAACATCGGATGATGTTGGAGGTTGTTGTCGACAGCCAAGGGTTTCCAGAACCATTTCGGGCTTTCGCGCTCAACGATGTTGTTATTCGGCATTACACGCGTCTCATCGAGTTGGATGCGTATATTGATGGTGAGCTCTTTATTCCGTATAATGCTGACGGCTTAATTATCGCAACGCCAAGTGGGTCAACGGGATATTCGCTCTCTTGCGCAGGCACTATTGTCGAGCCGCAATTGGAAGCAATCCTTTTGACACCTATCGCACCGCACAGTTTGACAGTGCGTCCGTTCATTGCCCATGGTGAGGCGGAGATCACCGTCAAAATGCGCGCTGCATATCAGAGCGTTGATGTTTTTGTCGATGGACAGCGTGAGACACACAGCCTCACTGCAGGGGCAGTCATAAAAGTAGAAAAAGCAGAACGTACAATTCAACTCATCCGTTCTCAGCATCATAGTTATTACAAAGCCTTACGTGAAAAACTAATGTTAGGTGAAAGTGTCAGAAATGTTAGGTAA
- a CDS encoding tetratricopeptide repeat protein encodes MSTFRFGKNNLLLTDIVPSMPQLLDNAKPVQTRTSKPAVPSPYPETAYQWLAEVLDGLIDFGQRHGHYGAIKLTEAEYQWLDDVLEKLIYSVGANENHPLDPLMDFIIRIIANYEDAYVPKLTERFPELAEEAPISKTSENNNPPPYASELSDSELAAHAFFAIGCLLWEGSKAEKALSAYDTAIRLQPDYAEVYNNRGNVKNRLGHPDDAVADYDTAIRLNPNFAEAYYNRAVQKVLCEEFDAAIIDFTEAIRLNSDYAEAYAYRGVAKAELGNIDKARSDLQTALVLSEQQRNADFKVLIEKWLQRLEQSDSKQKSAKQPRRGGQWKGKVKIANDFDELPESFMSVFRREDE; translated from the coding sequence ATGTCAACATTCAGATTTGGGAAAAATAATCTTTTACTCACAGACATCGTGCCGAGTATGCCGCAATTGTTGGATAACGCTAAACCGGTACAAACGCGCACATCCAAACCTGCTGTCCCTTCGCCGTATCCCGAAACTGCCTACCAGTGGTTAGCCGAGGTATTAGATGGATTAATCGACTTCGGACAACGGCACGGGCATTACGGGGCCATCAAGTTGACTGAAGCCGAGTATCAGTGGCTGGACGATGTATTAGAAAAGTTAATCTATTCCGTTGGCGCGAATGAAAATCACCCGTTAGACCCGCTGATGGACTTTATTATTCGGATCATTGCCAATTATGAAGATGCCTATGTTCCAAAACTGACTGAACGGTTTCCAGAGTTGGCAGAGGAAGCACCTATTTCAAAAACAAGCGAAAACAATAACCCACCACCTTACGCCTCAGAATTGAGCGATAGCGAACTTGCTGCGCACGCCTTTTTCGCGATCGGTTGTCTCCTCTGGGAAGGAAGCAAGGCAGAAAAAGCACTCTCTGCTTACGACACAGCAATTCGGTTGCAACCAGATTATGCGGAAGTTTACAACAACCGAGGCAATGTTAAAAATAGACTGGGGCATCCTGATGATGCCGTTGCCGATTATGATACTGCAATTCGTCTCAATCCAAATTTTGCCGAAGCATACTACAACCGAGCAGTTCAGAAAGTCCTATGTGAAGAATTTGATGCCGCTATTATAGACTTTACCGAGGCGATTCGCCTAAATTCTGATTATGCCGAAGCGTACGCTTATCGTGGTGTAGCAAAGGCTGAATTGGGAAATATAGACAAAGCAAGATCGGATCTCCAGACTGCTTTGGTACTATCAGAACAGCAAAGAAACGCTGATTTCAAAGTCCTCATCGAAAAGTGGTTACAACGACTTGAGCAGTCAGACTCAAAACAGAAAAGTGCCAAGCAACCACGCCGTGGTGGGCAGTGGAAGGGCAAAGTGAAGATAGCTAATGACTTTGACGAACTTCCTGAATCTTTTATGTCGGTCTTTCGCAGGGAGGATGAATGA
- a CDS encoding DUF368 domain-containing protein — translation MNSLRFFINGFLIGIANIIPGMSGGTLALVLGIYERLIGALRNIGLSTVKNLLGVVRLKKDAFAAAETELHRIDFGFLALLGTGAIASILLTSKLIVYLLNDHHDPTYGFFSGLILTSILVPARMLKRCGVRELLVLLVAVVLVLSLSVGTSEKQLERVAYKSGSEIAVDTNVQRTAFPTYWDFGIFFGSGALAISAMILPGISGSFLMIALGVYFRLLTAINTLIEGVPKLLNGVFDEVMLASLLIIGVTTIGCLFGLLAFTRLLNYLLERYRNLTIAFLIGLMVGSLYGLWPFRKFAMADGERIDTAHILPQLDVNLLITTGAFLVGCGVIFLFTRLEN, via the coding sequence ATGAATTCACTCCGGTTTTTTATTAACGGGTTTTTGATAGGCATCGCCAACATCATTCCCGGCATGAGCGGCGGAACGCTCGCACTTGTTTTAGGTATCTATGAGCGGCTCATTGGAGCCTTACGAAACATCGGACTTTCAACAGTAAAAAACTTACTCGGCGTGGTAAGGTTAAAAAAGGATGCCTTCGCAGCAGCAGAAACAGAACTGCATCGTATTGACTTCGGTTTTCTCGCACTGTTAGGCACTGGCGCGATAGCGTCAATCCTGCTCACATCGAAGCTGATTGTCTATCTGCTGAACGACCATCATGATCCAACTTACGGCTTCTTTAGTGGACTCATTTTAACATCTATTCTGGTCCCGGCACGAATGCTAAAACGATGTGGGGTGAGAGAATTACTTGTGTTACTGGTTGCTGTCGTGCTTGTGCTAAGTCTGTCTGTCGGTACGAGTGAAAAGCAGTTAGAGCGGGTCGCCTATAAATCTGGAAGTGAGATTGCGGTGGATACCAATGTCCAGCGAACCGCTTTTCCGACCTATTGGGACTTTGGGATCTTTTTTGGAAGCGGGGCATTGGCTATTTCGGCGATGATTCTGCCCGGCATCAGCGGCTCCTTTCTGATGATTGCTCTCGGTGTCTACTTTCGGCTCTTAACCGCAATAAACACCTTAATAGAAGGCGTTCCGAAATTGCTCAACGGGGTTTTCGACGAGGTGATGTTAGCGAGTTTACTGATAATCGGAGTTACCACAATCGGGTGTCTGTTCGGGCTGCTCGCTTTTACACGATTACTTAACTACCTCTTGGAACGCTATCGCAACTTGACAATTGCCTTTCTTATCGGATTAATGGTGGGATCGCTTTATGGATTATGGCCCTTTCGTAAGTTCGCAATGGCTGATGGGGAACGGATAGACACGGCTCATATTCTCCCTCAGCTGGATGTGAACCTGCTTATCACGACAGGGGCTTTTCTCGTCGGTTGTGGTGTGATTTTTCTCTTTACCCGTTTGGAGAATTAG
- a CDS encoding nucleoside hydrolase, giving the protein MNFPTLSESKRLEMLQPPTGKVRMVLDTDTYNEIDDQFAVVHALLSPEHLDFEAIYAVPFHNNRSDNAEDGMEKSYDEILRLLDFLNVPAEGLAYRGARAFLSDRETPVPSDAATDMIERAMASGDDPLYVVAVGAITNVASAILIEPEIIKRIVVIWLGGNPLYWPHTREFNLMQDLISAQVVLDCGVPFVWLPARGVVSHLHTTVAEMERYVQGKGKVGDYLVEIFKDYSSDHFAWSKVIWDISATAYLVNPSWVPTEIVHSPILTEAVTWSFDNSRHLMRVASSVNRDAIFRDLFEKLQHHTA; this is encoded by the coding sequence ATGAATTTTCCGACGCTGTCAGAGTCAAAACGTCTGGAGATGCTTCAACCGCCAACCGGAAAAGTGCGGATGGTACTTGACACTGACACCTATAACGAAATAGACGATCAGTTTGCAGTCGTCCACGCGCTGCTCTCACCCGAACACCTCGACTTTGAGGCAATCTACGCCGTCCCCTTCCACAACAACCGCTCCGATAACGCTGAAGATGGTATGGAGAAAAGTTATGACGAAATTCTTCGGCTTCTGGATTTCCTGAATGTGCCTGCCGAAGGACTCGCTTATCGCGGTGCCAGAGCGTTTCTCTCAGACAGAGAAACACCTGTACCGAGCGACGCTGCGACGGATATGATTGAACGGGCAATGGCGAGTGGAGACGATCCGCTCTATGTTGTCGCTGTGGGTGCGATAACCAATGTCGCCTCTGCTATCCTAATAGAACCGGAAATTATCAAACGAATTGTCGTTATCTGGCTTGGTGGGAATCCGTTGTACTGGCCCCACACCCGCGAGTTCAACCTCATGCAAGACCTTATAAGTGCGCAAGTGGTTTTGGACTGCGGTGTGCCGTTCGTTTGGCTGCCAGCACGCGGGGTCGTCTCACATCTGCACACAACGGTTGCTGAGATGGAACGCTATGTGCAGGGTAAAGGCAAAGTCGGAGATTACCTCGTGGAAATCTTCAAAGATTACTCCAGCGATCACTTCGCTTGGTCAAAGGTAATCTGGGATATATCTGCGACAGCATACCTTGTCAATCCATCGTGGGTGCCGACAGAGATTGTCCACAGTCCAATCTTGACGGAAGCAGTGACATGGAGTTTTGATAACAGTCGTCATCTCATGCGTGTTGCGTCGAGTGTGAACCGGGACGCGATCTTCAGGGATCTGTTTGAGAAATTGCAACACCACACTGCCTAA
- a CDS encoding tetratricopeptide repeat protein, whose amino-acid sequence MLTGIQTWSKVVLPPGTLEIPSMSQLLDNAKLLQTRTSQPPVLPSYPENDYHWLVGVLDKLIEFMRRDENQGVPTLIENDYDWAHALLVELVGAVGESETHPLHPLMAFVRQLIDNYEDKYVPELTELFPELAEEAPIETTHESKQPASNIPKLSDIELAAHAFFSMGYLLYQGNRKEKALSAYNMTITLKPDSWEAFYNRGIMRHNLGQSAEAMTDFNQVIELNHNFASAYHNRGILKSELKDYESAIADFDKAIALGLNSSQAYCLRASANALLGEYDAAVSDYDKVIELKPDFVEEAYNIRGILRSELGQHDEALADYTEAIRIKPDYAEAYAYRGILEAHLGRINKARLDFQKALELGEKQGNYNLKVFVEEQLQELNN is encoded by the coding sequence ATGTTGACAGGTATACAAACTTGGTCTAAAGTGGTCCTACCACCTGGAACTTTGGAAATACCGAGTATGTCCCAATTGTTGGACAACGCTAAACTGTTACAGACGCGAACCTCACAACCTCCGGTACTTCCGTCCTATCCGGAAAACGACTATCATTGGCTGGTGGGTGTGTTAGATAAACTGATTGAGTTTATGCGTCGTGACGAAAATCAGGGTGTACCCACATTGATTGAAAACGATTATGACTGGGCGCATGCGTTGCTTGTAGAGTTAGTGGGTGCGGTAGGCGAAAGTGAGACGCATCCTTTGCACCCCTTAATGGCATTTGTTCGTCAACTCATTGATAATTATGAGGATAAATACGTTCCAGAACTCACAGAACTGTTTCCAGAGTTAGCAGAGGAAGCACCTATAGAAACAACTCATGAAAGCAAGCAGCCTGCTTCAAACATTCCTAAACTGAGTGACATTGAACTCGCTGCGCATGCTTTTTTTTCAATGGGCTATCTCCTTTATCAAGGGAACCGGAAAGAAAAAGCACTTTCTGCTTACAACATGACGATTACGTTGAAGCCCGATTCTTGGGAAGCCTTTTATAATCGGGGAATTATGCGGCACAATCTTGGACAATCCGCGGAGGCAATGACCGACTTTAACCAAGTAATAGAATTGAATCACAATTTCGCCAGTGCCTATCACAATCGAGGAATTCTGAAATCTGAATTGAAAGACTACGAAAGCGCAATTGCTGATTTTGATAAAGCAATTGCGTTGGGTCTTAATTCCTCTCAAGCTTACTGCCTTCGAGCCTCAGCGAATGCCCTCTTGGGTGAATATGATGCCGCAGTATCGGACTATGATAAGGTAATTGAGTTAAAGCCAGACTTCGTCGAAGAAGCATATAATATTCGCGGTATTTTACGGAGTGAATTAGGTCAGCACGATGAAGCTCTCGCTGATTACACCGAAGCAATTCGCATAAAACCTGACTATGCAGAAGCTTATGCTTATAGGGGTATACTGGAAGCTCACTTAGGCAGGATTAATAAAGCAAGATTAGATTTTCAAAAAGCGTTGGAACTAGGAGAAAAACAAGGAAATTACAACCTCAAAGTCTTTGTCGAGGAACAGCTTCAAGAACTTAACAATTAG
- a CDS encoding tetratricopeptide repeat protein: GIANRKSGNHEAALEDFDKAIELKPDYAGAYNNRGNINRDMGNYEASIANFDKAIELKPDYPGAYNNRGRTNADFGNHEAAIADYDKSIELSPDYATAYNNRGNTNRGMGNYEAFIADFNKAIELKPDDAGAYNNRGNTNGDMGNYKEAIADYNKAIELDQNYIGAYRNRGDLQLSFEQYEAAIATYTEIIRLEPDDASAYNNRGLAKYLLNKPDESLIDFDEAIRLNPDCAAAQKNRGTANVALGKYEEAIADYGKVIELDPNDTGAYKNRCVANVALGKYEEAIADYDKVIELRPNDAGAYGNRGNAKAYLGNYEAAISDYDKVIELDPNDSGAYNNRGIMKKQLERYEEAIADFDEAIRVNPDAVVFYQNRAEAKLVLENFEAAIEDYDQAIQLNPDYADAYKRRAFAKIMSGQSESAIADYDELIRLYPNSAAAYTNRGNVKMEVHGLESAIADYDTALHLDPNYITAYKNRATAKLFNNQFDEALLDLDEIIRIEPDSARTFVSRGDMKAFRLRIHEARADYQTALELAEQQNNTALKTDIEKKLQQFDNLTSQTDER; encoded by the coding sequence GGGGATTGCAAACAGGAAGTCTGGCAATCACGAGGCTGCACTTGAGGACTTTGACAAGGCAATTGAATTAAAACCAGACTATGCCGGGGCCTATAATAACCGGGGAAACATAAATCGAGATATGGGCAACTACGAAGCCTCCATCGCTAACTTTGACAAGGCAATTGAATTAAAACCAGATTATCCTGGAGCCTATAATAACCGAGGAAGGACAAATGCGGATTTTGGCAATCATGAGGCCGCCATCGCTGATTACGATAAGTCTATTGAATTGTCCCCGGATTATGCAACTGCCTATAACAATCGTGGGAACACAAATCGAGGTATGGGCAACTACGAAGCTTTTATCGCTGACTTTAATAAAGCGATTGAGTTGAAACCAGATGATGCCGGGGCCTATAACAATCGGGGAAATACAAATGGAGATATGGGCAACTACAAGGAGGCCATTGCCGACTATAATAAAGCGATTGAATTGGATCAAAATTATATTGGGGCCTATAGGAATCGAGGAGATCTACAGCTCAGTTTTGAGCAATATGAGGCAGCTATTGCTACTTATACTGAGATAATTCGTTTAGAGCCAGATGATGCCTCCGCTTACAATAACCGGGGCCTTGCGAAGTATTTACTTAACAAACCTGATGAATCCCTTATCGATTTTGATGAAGCTATCCGCCTAAACCCAGATTGTGCCGCTGCCCAAAAAAATCGTGGCACTGCAAATGTGGCACTTGGCAAATATGAGGAGGCTATTGCCGATTATGGTAAGGTGATTGAATTAGATCCGAATGATACTGGAGCCTACAAAAATCGTTGTGTCGCAAATGTGGCACTTGGCAAATATGAGGAGGCTATTGCTGACTATGATAAGGTGATTGAATTACGTCCGAATGATGCCGGAGCCTATGGCAATCGTGGTAACGCGAAGGCATATCTTGGCAACTACGAAGCCGCCATTTCTGATTATGATAAGGTGATTGAATTAGATCCGAATGATTCCGGGGCCTATAACAACCGCGGAATTATGAAGAAGCAACTTGAACGATATGAGGAAGCTATCGCTGACTTTGATGAAGCAATTCGTGTAAATCCAGATGCTGTTGTCTTTTATCAAAACCGGGCGGAAGCAAAGCTCGTATTGGAAAATTTTGAAGCTGCCATTGAGGATTATGACCAAGCAATTCAGTTAAATCCGGATTACGCGGATGCTTACAAAAGACGAGCATTCGCAAAAATTATGTCTGGACAAAGCGAGTCTGCCATTGCGGATTATGATGAGTTAATTCGCCTTTATCCGAATTCAGCGGCTGCCTACACTAACCGAGGGAATGTTAAAATGGAAGTTCATGGACTTGAAAGTGCTATTGCGGATTATGACACGGCACTGCATCTTGACCCGAATTACATTACAGCTTACAAAAACCGGGCAACAGCGAAACTATTCAACAACCAGTTTGATGAAGCACTTCTTGATCTTGATGAAATTATCCGGATCGAACCTGATTCTGCAAGGACTTTCGTATCTCGGGGAGACATGAAAGCTTTCCGACTTCGGATTCACGAAGCGAGAGCGGATTACCAAACTGCGTTGGAATTGGCAGAACAGCAAAATAATACTGCGCTCAAAACCGACATAGAAAAAAAACTTCAGCAATTTGACAATTTAACATCGCAAACCGATGAAAGATAA
- a CDS encoding tetratricopeptide repeat protein codes for MQMKIGIMVTVLLVLGLTFVVTLVLLSNKTPSESTTQRTQVSNDTNNADASSGISLFGFIAVKPVISLDTCLFLLAAILAFIFARRARSNTTPELTSEDVSKSENDNKVNDSIEAVKRNPNAHHIDRAIVDAYALQRSGDIAGAIEKWDSIANVLEDNDKNLAAQALVSVGYLYVAEGKGEDGLSALDKAIALKPDLAEAYNNRGMAKNALGEHRGALADFDVAILLNPNYAEAYNNRGVAKSALGEHQDALADFDEAIRLKPDYTEAYIGRGSVRSLIGQGEAAINDYTEAIRLKPDYAEAYYDRGSLKRKYEQYTDAQEALSDYNEAIQIKPDYALAYANRGILRSDLGQVNEAKTDCETALELADEHEIEALKPWLLTDQS; via the coding sequence ATGCAAATGAAAATTGGGATTATGGTAACTGTCCTGCTGGTGTTGGGTTTGACGTTTGTGGTGACGTTGGTACTACTGTCAAATAAAACCCCATCGGAATCTACAACCCAAAGAACGCAAGTATCCAATGACACAAATAATGCGGATGCCTCCAGTGGTATCTCCTTATTCGGTTTCATTGCCGTCAAGCCTGTGATTAGTCTTGATACATGCCTGTTCCTTTTAGCTGCTATCCTTGCGTTTATTTTCGCGCGTAGAGCACGATCTAACACGACACCAGAACTCACCAGCGAAGACGTAAGTAAATCTGAAAACGACAATAAGGTTAATGATAGCATAGAAGCAGTCAAGCGAAACCCGAATGCCCATCACATAGATCGGGCTATAGTTGATGCCTATGCTTTACAACGGAGTGGTGATATTGCTGGCGCAATTGAAAAATGGGACTCTATCGCCAATGTCCTGGAAGATAACGATAAGAATCTCGCTGCCCAAGCCTTGGTTTCGGTGGGTTATCTATATGTCGCAGAAGGTAAGGGAGAGGATGGACTTTCAGCCTTAGACAAGGCAATTGCGTTGAAGCCCGATTTGGCGGAAGCGTATAACAATCGCGGTATGGCGAAAAATGCCCTTGGAGAACATCGGGGCGCACTTGCCGACTTTGATGTAGCGATTCTACTCAACCCAAACTATGCAGAAGCGTATAACAATCGCGGTGTGGCGAAAAGTGCCCTTGGAGAACATCAGGACGCACTTGCTGACTTTGACGAAGCAATTCGGCTGAAACCTGATTATACTGAGGCGTACATCGGTCGCGGCAGTGTCAGAAGTTTAATCGGTCAAGGGGAAGCAGCGATCAACGACTATACTGAAGCAATTCGGCTCAAACCTGATTACGCCGAAGCATATTACGATAGAGGCAGTTTAAAAAGAAAATACGAACAGTACACCGACGCTCAGGAAGCCCTCTCTGACTACAATGAGGCGATTCAGATAAAGCCAGATTACGCGCTCGCTTACGCTAACCGAGGAATCTTAAGAAGCGATCTGGGGCAGGTCAATGAGGCAAAAACGGATTGCGAAACAGCGTTGGAATTAGCAGACGAACACGAAATAGAAGCTTTGAAACCCTGGTTGCTAACCGATCAATCGTGA
- a CDS encoding type II toxin-antitoxin system HigB family toxin yields the protein MRITGRNVLNKFAQKHPNDRSALNRWYHLMRQGNFNSFVDLRKIFPHADQVKIRKRKFNQPPQNEIWTVFNIGGNNVRLIASIQYATNEQRVTIDKVLTHAEYNKGRWKE from the coding sequence ATGCGCATCACCGGACGAAATGTACTAAACAAATTTGCCCAAAAACACCCGAATGATAGATCTGCCCTTAACCGCTGGTACCACCTGATGCGTCAAGGAAACTTCAACTCATTTGTCGATTTGCGTAAGATTTTTCCGCACGCAGATCAGGTGAAAATCCGTAAACGCAAATTCAACCAGCCACCTCAAAATGAAATATGGACAGTGTTTAACATTGGTGGTAATAATGTCCGCCTTATCGCTTCTATACAATATGCCACAAATGAACAGAGAGTCACAATTGATAAGGTTCTAACACATGCAGAATACAATAAAGGGCGATGGAAGGAGTAA